A window of candidate division KSB1 bacterium contains these coding sequences:
- a CDS encoding lytic transglycosylase domain-containing protein: MKRKITFGARMLHVCYVLFILLLFSVSASASGAETLPLPEPLKDNVRFWIKIFTQVSSDQVVLHDRNYPDIIYTVIPMDSTEDWEKVTRIRTYIEENLKALSQSGVVENDSLSRFQYDLYMLWSSVQDSAKFVKASENIRAQRGLKDRFQQSIVRSGRFLPYIKSVFNEYDIPEALCYLPHVESSFNWNARSKVGAAGMWQFTAYTARKYMRINSIVDERYDPITSTIAAARLLKDNYNELQSWPLAITAYNYGLNGIRRASEKHATRELDEIIAQHKSRLFGFASKNFYAEFYAAWKVSTQYKIYFGELDLLPQVEYKSVVLDRHATLDQLSLEYDIDAQTIQQYNPAYRISVKVIPAGYTIRLPITAGSLNDQS; the protein is encoded by the coding sequence ATGAAGCGGAAAATTACTTTTGGAGCGCGAATGCTGCATGTGTGTTATGTTCTTTTCATTTTATTGTTGTTTAGCGTTTCTGCAAGCGCGTCCGGAGCAGAAACGTTGCCTTTGCCTGAACCCTTGAAGGACAATGTCAGGTTCTGGATCAAGATATTTACTCAGGTATCCTCGGATCAGGTTGTGCTGCATGACCGAAATTATCCGGATATCATTTATACGGTCATACCGATGGACAGCACAGAGGACTGGGAAAAGGTGACGAGAATACGCACCTATATTGAAGAGAATCTCAAGGCACTCTCTCAATCCGGAGTGGTTGAAAATGATTCGCTGTCCCGGTTTCAGTATGACCTGTATATGCTCTGGTCCTCTGTACAGGATTCGGCAAAATTCGTAAAAGCATCGGAAAATATCAGAGCTCAAAGAGGCTTAAAAGACCGGTTTCAGCAAAGTATTGTCCGGTCTGGACGTTTTCTGCCGTATATAAAATCTGTTTTTAATGAATATGATATTCCGGAAGCCCTGTGCTATCTGCCGCATGTGGAATCTTCATTCAACTGGAATGCGCGCTCCAAAGTCGGGGCCGCCGGGATGTGGCAGTTTACAGCCTACACGGCGCGTAAATATATGAGGATCAATTCAATTGTGGATGAACGCTACGATCCGATCACGTCCACGATTGCAGCGGCCAGGCTGTTAAAAGACAACTATAATGAATTACAGTCGTGGCCGTTGGCGATCACTGCGTACAATTACGGTCTGAACGGCATCAGACGCGCCAGTGAAAAACATGCAACGCGCGAGCTGGATGAGATAATCGCGCAACATAAAAGCCGATTGTTCGGGTTTGCATCAAAAAACTTTTACGCTGAATTTTACGCGGCCTGGAAAGTGTCAACTCAATACAAGATTTATTTTGGCGAACTTGATCTACTGCCTCAAGTCGAGTACAAATCGGTGGTTTTGGACCGTCACGCGACCCTGGACCAGCTGTCTCTGGAGTATGATATTGATGCACAGACGATTCAACAATACAATCCGGCTTATCGGATTTCAGTCAAAGTGATTCCGGCGGGATATACGATACGACTGCCAATTACAGCGGGCAGCTTGAACGATCAGAGTTGA
- a CDS encoding TonB-dependent receptor, whose protein sequence is MQKLFAVSWIIVFISGVLSAQSSGTISGFVYDDQTGEALIGANVFIPDTYIGSSTNSMGFFSIPDIPPGSYELTCRYMGYKTRLQDIKVRPGRKQEIEFFLKPAAIYSEKVTVVADSARTSTKLYRKPISEISVTPRQIESIPQVVEADLLRSLQTMPGIAAVSDFSSELYVRGGTPDQNLYLIDGTDVYNPEHLFGLFSTFNTDAIKHVEISKGGFGAEYGGRLSSVLNVTNLDGNRRSYTGKTSISLLSAKTTLQMPLGDLGALSGSFRRTYFDKTVAKLPAFKDENIPNYYFYDGHLKAYLDLGPHDKLTLSVYKGQDDMDQVFDAENDNSQSLLYRWGNTTASARWTHIFSSKLFANFWLTSSSFDSYFEFADNIDETNNIDDRTLKGNLEYFYNQKLNVKAGFEFKQLNGVYTSVFPGGETDVTQSPVHAAAYIQTEWTPSPLFELQAGLRYNASWNNVNQQDIDPRLSLKYRLSETVNLKAATGRYHQYLFRIPRLFVADIWSASDQYYDVSQSDHYIVGLQKEVAENYSLEIEAYYKNYDNIYHFDPFFWIDLRPDSYNDKGEPLYTSAKGLFHSASAKAYGLEVLMRRDQGPLTGWLSYTLGRVENTVPELNSGNVFVPRHDRTHTLNLVSNIDVKNALRGLRGQPMHADKKSWQFGVNFVYASGQPITTTKSVYVTQRMPDQAFYTGYYLYPTERNNFRLPPYVRLDLSMTYKRQFKNFRLEPYLQIFNVTNRRNVWFIDYQDELNDNRIVQNIDTQGMLPILPSIGMNLIF, encoded by the coding sequence ATGCAAAAGCTGTTTGCAGTTAGTTGGATTATTGTATTTATATCAGGCGTTCTATCCGCCCAAAGTTCGGGTACGATCAGCGGATTCGTCTATGATGATCAGACCGGGGAAGCGCTGATCGGCGCCAATGTCTTTATACCGGATACGTATATCGGTTCTTCGACCAATTCTATGGGGTTTTTCTCGATCCCGGATATTCCGCCCGGTTCCTATGAATTGACGTGCCGATACATGGGCTATAAAACCCGGCTTCAAGACATCAAAGTGAGACCGGGGCGCAAACAAGAAATCGAATTTTTTCTCAAACCAGCTGCAATTTATTCAGAAAAAGTGACCGTGGTCGCGGATTCGGCGCGCACCAGTACAAAGTTGTACCGTAAACCGATATCTGAAATCAGCGTGACTCCGCGGCAGATTGAGAGCATACCCCAGGTTGTGGAAGCCGATTTACTGCGATCATTGCAAACCATGCCGGGGATCGCGGCAGTCTCTGACTTTTCGTCTGAACTTTATGTGCGCGGCGGCACACCGGATCAGAATTTGTATCTGATTGACGGTACGGACGTATATAATCCCGAACATTTATTCGGATTATTTTCAACGTTCAACACAGATGCCATCAAGCATGTCGAGATTTCCAAAGGCGGATTCGGGGCCGAATACGGGGGACGATTGTCCTCGGTGCTAAATGTGACCAACCTGGACGGCAATCGGCGCAGTTATACCGGAAAAACCAGTATCAGCCTGTTGTCCGCCAAAACCACCCTGCAGATGCCGCTGGGTGATCTCGGAGCCTTGTCCGGGTCGTTTCGCCGAACCTATTTTGACAAAACAGTTGCCAAACTTCCGGCTTTTAAAGATGAGAACATACCGAATTATTATTTTTATGATGGACATCTGAAAGCGTATCTTGATCTGGGCCCTCACGATAAACTGACACTGAGTGTATACAAAGGCCAGGACGATATGGATCAGGTTTTTGATGCCGAGAATGACAATTCGCAATCTTTATTATACCGCTGGGGAAACACCACAGCCAGCGCCCGCTGGACTCATATATTTTCGTCAAAGCTGTTTGCAAATTTTTGGTTGACATCCAGTTCTTTTGATTCCTATTTTGAATTTGCAGACAATATTGATGAGACCAACAATATTGATGATCGAACATTAAAGGGGAATTTAGAGTATTTTTATAATCAAAAGCTGAATGTGAAAGCGGGATTCGAATTCAAGCAGCTAAACGGGGTATACACATCTGTGTTTCCCGGTGGTGAAACCGATGTCACACAGTCACCGGTGCATGCTGCGGCTTATATTCAGACAGAGTGGACACCGAGTCCGTTGTTCGAACTGCAGGCCGGACTGCGCTATAACGCGTCCTGGAATAATGTAAACCAGCAGGATATCGATCCGCGTCTGAGCTTGAAATACCGTCTGTCTGAAACCGTTAATTTAAAGGCGGCAACCGGGCGATACCATCAGTATTTATTCCGGATTCCCAGACTGTTTGTGGCTGACATCTGGTCCGCCTCAGATCAGTATTACGATGTTTCTCAGTCCGATCATTATATTGTGGGTTTGCAAAAAGAAGTTGCGGAGAATTATTCTTTGGAAATAGAGGCATATTATAAAAACTATGACAATATCTACCATTTTGATCCGTTTTTCTGGATTGATTTGCGTCCGGACAGCTACAATGACAAAGGCGAACCCCTGTATACCAGCGCCAAGGGACTCTTTCATTCCGCCAGCGCTAAAGCGTACGGGCTGGAGGTGTTGATGCGCAGAGATCAGGGACCGTTGACCGGCTGGCTGTCTTATACACTCGGGCGGGTTGAAAATACGGTTCCCGAGTTGAACAGCGGCAATGTGTTTGTTCCCCGGCATGATCGGACTCATACGTTGAACCTTGTCAGTAACATTGATGTAAAAAATGCGCTGCGGGGTTTGCGGGGTCAGCCGATGCACGCCGATAAAAAAAGCTGGCAGTTTGGAGTCAATTTTGTCTATGCAAGTGGTCAGCCGATTACGACGACCAAGTCTGTGTATGTGACGCAGCGGATGCCGGATCAGGCTTTTTATACCGGCTATTATTTATATCCAACCGAGCGCAATAATTTCCGGCTGCCTCCGTACGTACGCCTGGATTTGAGCATGACCTATAAGCGCCAATTTAAAAATTTTCGGCTTGAACCTTATCTTCAGATATTCAATGTAACCAATCGCAGAAATGTGTGGTTTATCGATTATCAGGATGAACTGAACGATAATCGAATTGTACAGAATATCGATACCCAGGGCATGTTACCCATACTGCCTTCAATCGGAATGAATCTGATCTTTTAA
- a CDS encoding DUF4249 family protein codes for MKRLYINFASTVMICILACGDVPVNVDQDTYNPKIVVDGYLFAGKRPAGIRISRNYPLNREINMSDFILTNAAVSVTDLQTGEVYPLTFNPLAMSFQYDGTDCIVQSGQSYRLHVQARVDGQQLSASSVTHVPQTGFEIQESASNLEPRQYDSAVANSDRFQIAFNRSPSTGSYIASIVALDASVENFIEKNVLGLDKDELDDLSDTDEQQFFNYTKNQWQWHQTRVGNGKELSVLDIEWFSTWFYGKYQVILYAADQNFTDYLLTADNIQEIDGNLLEPRFHFKGDGIGVFGSAIGDTTEFEILR; via the coding sequence GTGAAACGTTTATATATAAATTTTGCAAGTACCGTCATGATATGCATTCTGGCCTGCGGGGATGTGCCGGTCAATGTCGATCAGGATACCTATAATCCCAAAATTGTTGTCGACGGTTATCTTTTTGCCGGAAAACGTCCGGCCGGTATCCGTATATCCAGAAACTATCCTCTGAATAGGGAAATCAACATGAGCGATTTTATTCTGACAAACGCGGCGGTCAGTGTCACGGATTTGCAAACCGGTGAGGTTTACCCTCTGACTTTTAACCCGTTGGCCATGAGTTTTCAGTATGACGGAACCGATTGTATTGTGCAAAGCGGTCAATCCTATCGCCTGCATGTGCAGGCGCGTGTTGACGGCCAACAGCTCTCCGCATCCAGCGTCACGCATGTACCGCAAACCGGATTTGAGATTCAAGAGTCCGCATCCAATCTGGAGCCGCGTCAATATGATTCAGCAGTGGCGAACAGCGACCGTTTTCAAATAGCCTTTAATCGGTCACCGTCAACCGGCTCGTATATTGCATCCATCGTGGCTCTGGATGCGTCAGTGGAAAATTTTATCGAAAAAAATGTTCTCGGATTGGACAAAGATGAACTCGATGATCTTTCGGATACTGATGAACAGCAATTCTTTAACTATACCAAAAATCAATGGCAATGGCATCAGACCCGCGTCGGAAATGGAAAAGAGTTGTCTGTGCTGGATATCGAGTGGTTTTCGACCTGGTTTTACGGCAAATATCAAGTGATTTTATACGCTGCTGATCAAAATTTTACGGATTATCTATTGACGGCTGATAATATTCAGGAAATAGACGGCAACCTGCTGGAACCCCGGTTCCATTTTAAAGGTGACGGAATTGGTGTGTTTGGATCGGCTATTGGTGATACCACAGAGTTTGAAATTTTGCGATAA
- the nikR gene encoding nickel-responsive transcriptional regulator NikR: MSSLLRFGVSLDSDLLSEFDKLIDRRGYANRSEAIRDLIRDALIKDEWENPKDKVVGTITVIVDNCLNTITKKLAQSEQGPLQEIISTMHVQLDENNSLEVSAVRGCAKRVRQLAQELMGMKGVKHGDLVMTTTGKKLK; the protein is encoded by the coding sequence ATGAGTTCACTGTTGAGGTTTGGTGTTTCTCTGGATTCAGATTTACTGTCAGAGTTTGATAAACTGATTGACAGACGCGGTTATGCGAATCGTTCAGAGGCGATTCGTGATTTGATCCGGGATGCGCTGATCAAGGATGAATGGGAAAATCCCAAAGACAAGGTTGTCGGTACCATTACCGTTATTGTCGACAATTGTCTGAATACGATCACCAAAAAGCTGGCCCAATCCGAGCAAGGGCCCCTGCAGGAAATTATTTCCACCATGCACGTGCAGCTGGACGAGAATAACAGTCTGGAAGTCTCGGCGGTGCGCGGCTGTGCGAAACGGGTGCGTCAGTTGGCTCAGGAACTGATGGGTATGAAAGGGGTCAAACATGGTGATTTGGTGATGACTACGACAGGTAAAAAATTAAAATGA
- a CDS encoding TonB-dependent receptor plug domain-containing protein codes for MKNINVMLTLTVLLFSQTVISSSADVDSVKYRFNPVVVTATKVEGAQRDIAASVSVIDRETIEKATAYSALELIKEQVPGVFLTERALMGYGVASGAAGGVSIRGTGGSPVTGVLVLRDGRPDIMWE; via the coding sequence ATGAAAAATATTAATGTAATGCTTACATTGACCGTTTTGCTATTCTCACAAACCGTAATTTCAAGTTCTGCTGATGTGGATTCTGTGAAATACCGGTTCAATCCGGTTGTGGTGACGGCGACTAAGGTTGAAGGCGCGCAGCGGGATATTGCCGCCAGCGTTTCCGTCATTGACCGGGAAACCATTGAAAAAGCCACTGCATACTCGGCTCTTGAATTGATCAAAGAACAAGTGCCTGGTGTCTTTCTTACAGAGCGCGCTCTGATGGGATATGGTGTGGCGAGCGGCGCTGCCGGGGGAGTCTCCATCCGCGGGACCGGCGGATCACCGGTGACCGGGGTGCTTGTTCTGCGTGATGGTCGGCCGGATATCATGTGGGAATGA
- the amrB gene encoding AmmeMemoRadiSam system protein B, with translation MTLKRKSFHASPSQISKYPQLRHDLEPFHVYDRKGRLYYGLNDPLNLGDEQLLISSDLYYLLQFMDGEHSQDEIQAEYLSKFGNRIEAQRYFNLLKKLDSCLLMMNDRFRHTLRQAHTEYKKTDTRLPACSEHSYPEDPQELTQFMNELTRNAQSHLELATQLVNRTVKAAVAPHIDVRKGGKMYAQVYKLLALSKPADLYVILGTGHMTMQMPFALTRKHFQTPLAKVKTDWEMADHIARQCEFDAYADEFAHRNEHSIEFQTLFLSHFFEPTFKILPVLCSFQHQQDDETEKMLKSFTRTLNNVLSQFKGSICVIASVDLAHVGLAYGDTFKPDPRFLADVERSDKNT, from the coding sequence GTGACTTTGAAAAGAAAAAGCTTTCATGCCAGTCCCTCTCAGATCTCTAAATACCCACAATTGCGTCATGATCTTGAGCCGTTTCATGTCTATGACCGCAAAGGCCGACTGTATTATGGTTTGAATGATCCGCTGAATCTCGGCGACGAACAGCTGCTCATTTCTTCGGATCTTTATTATCTGCTGCAGTTTATGGATGGAGAGCATTCACAGGATGAGATACAGGCGGAATATCTGTCAAAATTCGGCAACCGGATCGAGGCGCAGCGTTATTTTAATCTGCTGAAAAAACTGGACAGCTGTCTTTTGATGATGAATGACCGTTTCCGGCATACATTGCGGCAGGCGCATACTGAGTATAAAAAGACAGATACACGATTGCCGGCCTGCAGTGAGCACAGCTATCCGGAGGACCCGCAGGAACTCACCCAATTTATGAACGAGTTGACACGCAACGCCCAATCCCATCTGGAGCTTGCCACCCAATTGGTGAACCGTACCGTCAAAGCTGCAGTAGCGCCGCATATTGATGTGCGAAAAGGCGGAAAGATGTACGCCCAGGTGTATAAACTGTTGGCCTTGTCCAAACCGGCTGATCTCTATGTCATTCTCGGAACCGGACATATGACCATGCAAATGCCGTTTGCTCTGACCCGAAAACATTTTCAGACCCCGCTTGCCAAGGTGAAAACCGACTGGGAAATGGCGGATCATATCGCCCGTCAATGCGAATTTGATGCGTATGCCGATGAGTTTGCGCATCGGAATGAACACAGTATCGAGTTTCAGACTCTGTTCCTTTCACATTTTTTCGAACCCACGTTTAAAATCCTGCCTGTGTTGTGTTCATTCCAGCATCAGCAGGATGATGAAACAGAAAAAATGTTAAAGTCCTTCACCCGGACCCTGAACAATGTTCTAAGTCAGTTCAAGGGCAGCATTTGCGTGATTGCCAGTGTAGATCTGGCGCACGTCGGTCTTGCCTATGGAGATACTTTCAAGCCGGATCCGCGGTTTTTAGCTGATGTGGAACGCAGTGATAAAAATACTTGA
- a CDS encoding patatin-like phospholipase family protein — protein sequence MKKLKKNKKIGLALGGGAVLGAAHIGVLKALKEHDISISYVSGTSIGAFVSAFVAFQKTWEEVEEITKDLNWLDISGISLSKFGLLANKKLGELITDHVGDVNFEDAKIPVAMMATDITSGDKVVLNKGNLAQAVMASTCIPGIFVPVEIENKLLVDGGIVENVPITPLEDMGAQVTIGVDLNAEHLYKKPENIIEVMLRSFDFLIKTATELQTAKADILIKPDLSDFNMVDIEQADDLIKVGYKEATKILQKVT from the coding sequence ATGAAAAAACTAAAAAAAAATAAAAAAATAGGATTGGCTCTTGGGGGCGGCGCTGTTCTTGGCGCCGCCCATATAGGCGTGTTAAAAGCGCTTAAAGAGCATGACATTTCAATAAGCTACGTCTCGGGAACCAGCATCGGAGCGTTTGTCTCAGCGTTTGTTGCGTTCCAAAAAACCTGGGAAGAGGTAGAAGAAATCACTAAAGATTTGAATTGGCTGGATATTTCCGGGATTTCCCTTTCAAAATTTGGCTTGCTTGCAAATAAAAAACTGGGCGAGCTTATAACGGATCATGTCGGTGACGTCAATTTTGAGGACGCTAAAATCCCGGTCGCAATGATGGCAACAGATATTACCAGCGGCGACAAGGTTGTTCTGAATAAAGGCAATTTAGCTCAAGCTGTAATGGCAAGCACATGTATTCCCGGTATTTTTGTTCCTGTGGAAATCGAAAACAAATTGCTCGTTGATGGCGGTATCGTTGAAAATGTTCCCATTACACCGCTTGAAGATATGGGAGCTCAAGTTACCATCGGTGTTGATTTGAATGCCGAACACCTTTACAAAAAGCCGGAAAACATCATTGAAGTAATGCTAAGATCATTTGATTTCTTGATTAAAACAGCCACTGAGCTACAAACCGCGAAAGCGGATATTCTAATCAAACCTGATCTCTCGGATTTCAATATGGTCGATATTGAGCAAGCAGATGACCTCATTAAGGTGGGCTATAAGGAGGCAACCAAAATTTTGCAAAAAGTAACCTGA
- a CDS encoding translation initiation factor, with the protein MVYSTGQGKTCPNCEQPVDECVCKSQTKNAGSGAPVIKIRRETKGRAGKTVTTIFGIVPNQQKDIATQLKQQCGTGGSAKDGVIIIQGDHRTKIKAFLEKKGYTVKLAGG; encoded by the coding sequence GTGGTCTATTCCACCGGCCAAGGCAAAACCTGTCCGAATTGTGAACAGCCTGTAGATGAATGTGTGTGCAAATCTCAAACAAAAAATGCCGGGTCAGGCGCGCCGGTGATCAAAATCCGCCGGGAAACCAAAGGTCGCGCCGGTAAGACGGTGACAACGATATTCGGTATTGTGCCGAATCAGCAAAAAGACATCGCGACGCAATTGAAACAGCAGTGCGGCACCGGCGGATCGGCCAAAGATGGAGTGATTATCATCCAGGGCGATCATCGAACAAAAATCAAGGCATTTCTGGAAAAAAAAGGCTATACGGTCAAACTCGCCGGCGGTTGA
- a CDS encoding tetratricopeptide repeat protein gives MVSFILMVLISACSHLKQAHEYYDQGSYSQVVRLCREAIRADSSDTQAYFLMGNALEELDSLQAAEEAFTACVQQYPDNMNYRQSVNCVLLKRARTAKQDSNYYDALNMIERAERFHTDSTRQVALKADVLRDMGKHDQAVKLYHVLLTFKKDSIPILRILDDLQTRKERAEQWFEKGNQYQSKRRFEAAIDHYEKALTSKPDFEEAQYELYITKGRLYYRMGSSEDLWESIMQFGYAANIHPERAEPHYYMGFAYHKKDRKEYDNAIQAFEKAADLQPDSEIGQKAVNKVRELRAHQKKMQEFWSH, from the coding sequence ATGGTTTCATTCATTTTAATGGTTTTGATATCAGCATGCAGCCATCTCAAGCAGGCGCATGAATATTATGATCAGGGGTCGTATTCTCAGGTGGTGCGTCTGTGCCGCGAGGCCATCCGCGCCGATTCATCAGATACGCAGGCCTACTTTCTCATGGGCAATGCCCTTGAAGAACTGGACTCGCTGCAGGCTGCTGAAGAGGCATTTACGGCCTGTGTTCAACAATATCCCGATAATATGAACTATCGTCAGTCTGTTAATTGTGTGTTGCTGAAACGCGCCCGTACTGCGAAACAGGATTCAAACTATTATGATGCTTTAAACATGATCGAGCGGGCGGAACGCTTTCATACGGATTCAACCCGACAGGTAGCGTTGAAAGCAGATGTTTTGCGGGACATGGGCAAGCACGATCAGGCTGTAAAGCTGTACCATGTTTTACTGACATTCAAAAAAGACAGTATCCCGATTTTGCGGATTCTGGATGACCTGCAGACGCGAAAAGAGCGGGCGGAGCAATGGTTTGAAAAGGGAAATCAGTATCAATCGAAACGCCGATTTGAAGCGGCGATCGACCACTATGAAAAAGCTTTGACCTCCAAGCCGGATTTTGAGGAAGCGCAATATGAGCTTTATATCACCAAGGGCAGACTGTATTACAGAATGGGCAGTTCTGAAGATTTGTGGGAGTCCATTATGCAGTTCGGTTACGCTGCGAATATTCATCCGGAGCGGGCGGAACCGCACTATTATATGGGATTCGCTTACCACAAAAAAGATCGAAAAGAATATGATAATGCGATTCAGGCGTTTGAAAAGGCCGCTGACTTGCAGCCGGACAGTGAAATCGGACAAAAAGCGGTCAATAAAGTCAGAGAACTGCGCGCGCATCAAAAGAAAATGCAAGAGTTTTGGAGTCATTAG
- a CDS encoding TonB-dependent receptor, with the protein MMGHAISDAYPLEGLERIEVVRGPASFLYGTNAMGGVINLVTRDVDQPGFETGIAVGAGSFDTRNLSIRHGGKAGNFNYHLSGGLRATDGHRDNSDFDGNHMTAHMGYEFSEKTRLEINANYSDIYLLDPGTETEPYREEKHWYQLYRSGADLTIDHESGLGRSVLKLHGNFGRHRIFDGWRSNDQTLGVMFYHNMELWRGNTTTAGLDYKQYGGDAEDTINKVPYIQYDEKFMREYAPYVHMQQLLYHRFILSAGLRMEQHELYGSQVLPKLGLVSHLTSNTSVRVSASKGFRSPAIRELYVFPPRNKDLKPEEMWNSEFGIRHRIGDRAVLEGVVFRAKGSNMIRMNFIGGKPQFQNSGDFVHTGYELSAHWLPLNDLQVTASWSDMDLKDETRGYPERKLTLNAGYVYNIARFSVSLLHARDLFGSDGRQDPLPDYTIVNTSASVQICKSVSLALHLKNVLDSSYQTLLGYPMPGRRLLTRLNYSF; encoded by the coding sequence ATGATGGGACATGCGATTTCGGATGCTTATCCCCTGGAAGGGCTGGAGCGTATTGAAGTGGTACGCGGCCCGGCTTCTTTTCTCTACGGCACCAATGCCATGGGCGGTGTCATCAATCTGGTGACGCGTGATGTGGATCAGCCTGGATTTGAAACCGGTATTGCCGTTGGAGCCGGCTCGTTTGATACCCGAAATTTATCAATCAGACATGGCGGGAAAGCGGGGAATTTCAATTATCATCTCTCCGGCGGACTGCGCGCAACCGACGGTCATCGTGACAATTCTGATTTTGACGGAAATCATATGACGGCGCATATGGGATATGAATTTTCTGAAAAAACCCGTCTGGAGATCAATGCCAATTATTCAGATATTTATCTTTTGGACCCGGGGACAGAGACCGAGCCCTATCGCGAGGAAAAACACTGGTATCAGCTCTATCGTTCCGGCGCCGATTTGACGATAGATCATGAAAGTGGTTTGGGACGTTCTGTGCTCAAACTGCATGGAAATTTCGGGCGGCACCGTATTTTTGACGGCTGGCGATCGAATGATCAAACATTGGGAGTCATGTTTTATCACAATATGGAATTGTGGCGGGGCAACACCACGACGGCGGGACTGGATTACAAGCAGTACGGCGGAGATGCGGAGGACACGATCAACAAGGTTCCTTATATCCAATATGATGAAAAATTCATGAGGGAATACGCCCCGTATGTCCATATGCAGCAGTTGTTGTACCATCGCTTTATTCTTTCCGCCGGTTTGCGCATGGAGCAACATGAGCTGTATGGTTCGCAAGTTCTGCCCAAACTCGGGTTGGTGTCGCATCTGACGTCAAATACATCGGTACGTGTATCCGCGTCAAAAGGCTTTCGCAGTCCTGCGATTCGGGAATTGTATGTGTTTCCGCCGCGCAATAAAGACCTGAAACCGGAAGAGATGTGGAATTCTGAATTCGGAATTCGACATCGAATCGGTGATCGCGCTGTTTTGGAAGGTGTGGTATTCCGCGCAAAAGGCAGCAATATGATTAGAATGAATTTTATAGGCGGCAAACCGCAATTTCAGAATTCAGGAGATTTTGTCCATACCGGATATGAGCTGAGCGCCCACTGGTTACCTTTAAATGATCTCCAGGTTACGGCTTCCTGGTCGGATATGGACCTAAAAGACGAAACCCGTGGATATCCGGAACGAAAACTGACATTGAATGCCGGCTATGTTTATAACATTGCCCGTTTCTCGGTATCTCTGCTGCACGCACGCGACTTGTTCGGTTCCGATGGTCGACAGGATCCGTTGCCGGATTATACGATTGTCAACACCAGCGCTTCAGTTCAGATTTGCAAGTCGGTATCTCTGGCGCTGCATTTGAAAAATGTGCTGGACAGCTCCTATCAAACCCTGCTGGGGTATCCGATGCCCGGACGTAGGCTGCTCACCCGTCTCAATTATTCGTTCTGA
- a CDS encoding ECF transporter S component — protein MTRHITLSAMFMALSVLFPILFHAVGLGPFFLPMFWPIAISLFFLPFGFAVAVAALSPLISTLITGMPPVSPPIIYIMIAELTVMAVVARALFNSTKLGVFWVLAAGLVASRIVLFFMVTVLASLLGLPEAFTSILWVLRGAPGLLMILVVVPILVRRISHHSVFMQRR, from the coding sequence ATGACCAGACATATCACACTGAGCGCTATGTTTATGGCGCTCAGTGTGCTGTTTCCGATTCTGTTTCATGCTGTTGGGCTGGGTCCGTTTTTTCTGCCCATGTTCTGGCCCATTGCCATCAGTCTGTTTTTTTTGCCGTTCGGATTTGCTGTGGCTGTGGCGGCGCTTTCGCCACTAATTTCTACGCTGATTACCGGCATGCCGCCTGTTTCTCCGCCTATTATTTATATCATGATCGCAGAATTAACGGTGATGGCTGTTGTTGCCAGAGCACTGTTTAATTCGACAAAACTGGGGGTGTTCTGGGTCCTGGCAGCCGGTCTTGTCGCCTCCAGAATCGTATTGTTTTTTATGGTAACGGTTTTGGCGTCACTATTGGGGCTTCCGGAAGCGTTTACTTCCATCCTTTGGGTCCTGAGGGGGGCGCCGGGACTGTTGATGATACTGGTTGTCGTACCGATTCTGGTGCGTCGTATATCCCATCATTCAGTCTTTATGCAGCGCCGATAA